A stretch of Clostridia bacterium DNA encodes these proteins:
- a CDS encoding GIY-YIG nuclease family protein, producing the protein MKARGKSINLYLMDGTASGRIKCTLANWTGVAYKIPRTELEKCKERYDLKQSGVYFLFGTSDQTGENVVYIGQAGVRKNGEGILYRLQEHKSNPDKDYWTETVVYTTSNNSFGPTEISYLENRFCNLATEAKRYIVKNGNDPTSGNITEEKESELEEFIDYSKIVMGTFGYKVFEPLNKDSSFIEESSVINESKELFLHMKRKSRKSRKIIEANCKQTNEGFVVLKGSRIETIDSDSIPTGVKESRQKAAIDENGILQEDILSQSPSYAAAFVIGGHANGLTAWKTTDGKTLKEIESSEP; encoded by the coding sequence ATGAAAGCTCGAGGCAAAAGTATAAACCTATATTTAATGGATGGGACAGCGAGTGGTCGCATTAAATGTACTTTAGCAAACTGGACTGGTGTAGCGTACAAGATACCTAGAACTGAGTTAGAGAAATGTAAAGAACGATATGATCTCAAACAGAGTGGGGTATATTTTTTGTTTGGTACTTCTGATCAAACCGGGGAGAATGTTGTTTATATTGGACAAGCTGGAGTGAGAAAAAACGGAGAAGGAATTCTTTATCGCTTACAGGAACATAAGAGCAATCCTGATAAAGATTACTGGACCGAGACCGTTGTGTATACAACCTCAAATAATTCCTTCGGTCCTACAGAGATTAGTTATCTTGAAAACCGATTTTGTAATTTAGCTACGGAAGCAAAACGATATATTGTTAAGAACGGAAATGATCCTACATCTGGGAATATAACAGAAGAAAAAGAAAGCGAACTGGAGGAATTTATAGATTACTCCAAAATCGTTATGGGTACATTTGGATATAAAGTTTTTGAACCATTAAATAAAGATAGTTCATTTATTGAAGAATCGTCAGTAATTAATGAGAGTAAAGAATTGTTTCTGCACATGAAACGTAAGAGCCGAAAAAGTAGAAAGATTATTGAGGCTAATTGCAAACAAACAAATGAAGGATTTGTTGTACTTAAAGGTAGTCGTATCGAGACAATTGATTCAGACAGCATCCCAACTGGTGTCAAGGAAAGTCGCCAGAAAGCAGCTATTGATGAAAATGGAATTTTGCAGGAGGATATACTTTCCCAAAGTCCATCTTATGCTGCAGCATTTGTCATCGGTGGCCATGCTAATGGGCTAACTGCTTGGAAAACTACTGATGGAAAAACATTAAAAGAAATTGAAAGCAGCGAACCATAA
- a CDS encoding FAD-dependent oxidoreductase — protein sequence MAREKKVENYDVVVIGGGPSGLTAAIYAGRARLNTLLIEKALIGGLATYTNAIENYSGFNGAPKGEHITNEMKKQAEEMGVKFKLTAVKSVSFGGDVQVVETFRNKYIAKTVIVATGGRPRTTGALNEEKFLFDKGISFCATCDAAATTGKHVLVIGSGDAAIEEGMFLTKFADKVSVSIIHDEGKMDCNEIAREAALANPKMNFYWNTVVDSFEGDEMLEKVNLKNLKTNEIIPVETDSCFEFIGYLPNTEIFEGTLNMSGHKYVITNERMETNHPGVFACGDVRDKWLKQVSTAVGDGAIAGFAAEKYIAESEQFEEVLMQSEKPGLIFVYNAIDPDSRKFLSVIDAYEKANGGSIAVSRVDVYKSTGLADRLGVSNYPAVVFTNEGQVSSILYEGLCEEGFCTDTFDELIKSACKSCN from the coding sequence ATGGCGCGAGAAAAAAAAGTTGAAAATTATGATGTTGTTGTAATCGGTGGAGGTCCTTCAGGATTAACGGCAGCCATCTATGCAGGCCGGGCTCGTCTGAATACTTTGTTAATTGAAAAAGCCTTGATTGGTGGATTGGCTACCTATACGAATGCCATCGAGAACTACTCTGGTTTTAATGGTGCACCGAAGGGTGAGCATATCACCAACGAAATGAAAAAACAGGCTGAAGAAATGGGTGTGAAATTTAAGCTTACCGCTGTAAAATCTGTAAGCTTTGGTGGAGATGTTCAAGTAGTTGAGACTTTTCGCAACAAATACATCGCGAAAACAGTCATCGTAGCGACTGGTGGACGTCCTAGAACTACTGGCGCTCTCAATGAAGAAAAGTTTCTTTTTGATAAGGGCATCTCTTTTTGTGCTACTTGTGATGCCGCAGCTACTACTGGCAAACACGTCTTGGTCATTGGTTCTGGTGATGCCGCAATTGAAGAAGGCATGTTCCTAACCAAGTTTGCAGATAAAGTAAGTGTTTCCATCATACACGATGAAGGAAAAATGGACTGCAATGAAATTGCTAGGGAAGCAGCACTGGCCAATCCCAAAATGAATTTTTACTGGAATACAGTAGTCGATAGCTTTGAAGGCGATGAAATGCTTGAGAAGGTGAATTTGAAGAACCTTAAAACGAATGAGATCATTCCTGTAGAAACTGACTCTTGTTTTGAATTCATCGGTTATCTGCCCAATACAGAAATATTTGAGGGTACATTAAACATGAGTGGCCACAAATATGTCATTACCAATGAGCGGATGGAAACCAACCACCCTGGTGTCTTTGCTTGTGGCGACGTGCGGGATAAGTGGCTCAAACAAGTATCTACTGCTGTCGGAGATGGTGCCATCGCTGGTTTTGCTGCTGAAAAATATATCGCTGAGTCTGAGCAGTTTGAAGAAGTCTTGATGCAGAGTGAAAAACCAGGTTTAATCTTTGTATACAATGCAATTGATCCTGACTCACGTAAATTCCTATCTGTTATCGATGCCTATGAAAAAGCAAATGGTGGTTCTATTGCCGTAAGTAGAGTGGATGTCTACAAATCCACCGGACTTGCTGACCGCCTCGGTGTAAGCAACTATCCAGCAGTCGTGTTCACCAATGAAGGTCAAGTGTCTAGCATATTATATGAAGGTCTTTGTGAAGAGGGTTTTTGTACGGATACCTTTGATGAGCTAATTAAGAGCGCCTGCAAAAGCTGTAACTAA
- a CDS encoding YeeE/YedE family protein — translation MDSLKAVFNKLRDNEIYQQWFKNPFTYVMGAVLLSILQISTLAVTGSPWGVSGIFANWGAWIFEAFGGSVDKWYYFSSAGAQNTLQQGFLNHLGSMRNLGIIVGALFATLMASQFKIKKIKNKKQVVAAILGGLLMGYGARIGFGCNIGALYSGISSLSLSGWVFGFAMFFGAMVGSKLLVKFFM, via the coding sequence ATGGATAGCTTAAAAGCTGTTTTTAATAAGTTGCGGGACAACGAAATCTATCAACAGTGGTTTAAGAATCCTTTCACGTATGTTATGGGCGCAGTTCTCTTGTCCATCCTGCAGATCAGCACGTTGGCGGTAACCGGTAGCCCCTGGGGCGTATCTGGTATATTCGCCAATTGGGGCGCCTGGATTTTCGAGGCTTTCGGTGGCAGCGTAGACAAGTGGTACTACTTTAGTAGTGCTGGAGCTCAAAATACATTGCAGCAAGGTTTTCTAAACCATCTAGGTTCCATGAGGAATCTGGGAATCATCGTGGGTGCGCTATTTGCAACCCTCATGGCTTCACAATTTAAGATCAAGAAAATTAAAAATAAAAAACAAGTCGTAGCAGCCATACTCGGCGGACTTCTGATGGGTTACGGAGCCAGGATTGGTTTCGGATGTAACATAGGAGCCCTGTATAGCGGTATCTCCTCCCTCTCCTTGAGTGGTTGGGTCTTCGGTTTCGCTATGTTCTTTGGAGCTATGGTCGGCAGTAAGCTCTTAGTTAAATTCTTTATGTAA
- a CDS encoding sulfurtransferase TusA family protein gives MKEVIIDSLGEACPVPLVKAQNALKEMEVGDVLIVQIDHSCAMKNVPEWARKEGHNVEIEEVDDAEWEVIIEKTK, from the coding sequence ATGAAAGAAGTAATAATAGATAGTTTAGGTGAAGCTTGTCCAGTGCCATTGGTAAAAGCACAAAATGCACTCAAAGAAATGGAAGTTGGCGATGTCTTGATCGTTCAAATCGACCACAGTTGTGCTATGAAAAACGTTCCGGAGTGGGCTAGAAAAGAAGGCCATAACGTGGAAATCGAAGAAGTAGACGACGCTGAATGGGAAGTAATCATCGAGAAAACAAAGTAA
- a CDS encoding YeeE/YedE family protein: MSETTNTNSSGSISTTRRRNRAPRKPKKNMIPVGLAAALVFVIIGILLAQRSAMLGFFWMTGIAFGFVLQRARFCFTASMRDPYLTGGTSLTRAVLIAFALTTIGFTAIKYGYFAKGLPIPGMSYVVPISLATLVGAFMFGIGMVIAGGCASGTLMRVGEGFFMQVLALVFFVVGSLWGAHDFEMWKYLFISKGKSVFLPDIFGWSGAVFVQLLLIAVLYVVALKWEQKKSNH, encoded by the coding sequence ATGTCAGAAACTACCAATACAAATTCATCGGGCTCTATCAGTACCACGCGCAGGAGAAACCGGGCGCCGCGAAAACCCAAAAAGAACATGATTCCAGTTGGGTTGGCCGCCGCTTTGGTATTTGTCATTATTGGCATTTTGCTTGCGCAGAGATCCGCCATGCTGGGATTTTTCTGGATGACGGGTATTGCTTTTGGTTTTGTATTACAAAGGGCGCGGTTCTGTTTTACCGCCTCCATGCGAGACCCCTACCTTACTGGTGGGACTTCGCTGACGAGGGCAGTACTCATTGCCTTCGCACTTACAACCATAGGTTTTACCGCCATCAAGTATGGTTACTTTGCAAAAGGTCTTCCGATACCAGGTATGAGCTATGTTGTGCCAATTAGTCTCGCTACCCTTGTCGGAGCTTTCATGTTTGGTATCGGTATGGTTATTGCCGGCGGATGTGCTTCAGGTACGTTGATGCGCGTTGGAGAAGGTTTCTTTATGCAGGTGCTGGCCTTGGTTTTCTTCGTTGTAGGATCACTATGGGGTGCACATGATTTTGAGATGTGGAAATATTTATTTATTTCTAAAGGAAAATCAGTATTCCTACCAGATATTTTTGGTTGGTCTGGAGCCGTTTTTGTACAGCTCCTTCTGATTGCCGTACTCTACGTTGTCGCTCTCAAATGGGAGCAAAAAAAATCGAATCATTAA
- a CDS encoding LysR family transcriptional regulator, giving the protein MLERNTMNIESLKTFKLVVEAKSISKVASQVHMSQSALSQLISRIEDSLGYKLLERSNKGVEVTDMGKIVVKYSENIIRNYEMMNQELKRYERKMDTVMINGNWSLVNYSIPCILYKVKKRLPDHKYELFSSSNEDTVRDIVNDICDIGFISCHAREKSLLHHVIGKEKVVLVAAKDYNIPDKIDVEDLYKYEFVKLKNRESVNYCLNKELDYVGVSYESLNAVFEVDSISSVKSSLENRFGISFLPYMAVKKELFEGRYKIVEVAGLMLEYDIFMITKQWNQLSESVRETLNLMQELGRDGFC; this is encoded by the coding sequence ATGCTAGAAAGGAATACGATGAATATTGAGTCATTGAAGACATTCAAACTGGTGGTAGAAGCGAAGAGCATTTCCAAGGTAGCCTCTCAGGTACATATGTCACAGTCGGCTCTTAGCCAGTTGATTTCCAGAATTGAGGATTCACTAGGTTATAAGTTGTTGGAACGAAGCAACAAAGGTGTGGAAGTAACAGATATGGGTAAGATTGTTGTCAAGTATTCAGAAAACATCATCCGCAACTATGAGATGATGAATCAGGAATTGAAGCGCTACGAGCGCAAAATGGATACCGTGATGATCAACGGCAACTGGTCTTTGGTAAACTATTCGATTCCTTGTATCTTATACAAGGTAAAGAAAAGATTGCCCGACCATAAATATGAGCTCTTTTCCAGCTCCAACGAAGACACTGTGCGAGATATCGTCAATGATATCTGTGATATTGGATTTATCTCCTGCCATGCTAGGGAAAAATCACTATTGCATCATGTCATTGGTAAAGAAAAAGTGGTTCTGGTCGCGGCCAAGGACTATAACATCCCAGATAAGATTGATGTAGAGGATTTATACAAATACGAGTTTGTGAAGCTGAAAAATAGGGAGAGTGTAAACTATTGCCTAAATAAGGAATTAGACTATGTAGGCGTTTCCTATGAATCCTTGAATGCTGTTTTTGAAGTGGATTCCATATCCTCCGTCAAATCATCTTTAGAAAATCGTTTTGGAATATCCTTCTTGCCATATATGGCCGTTAAAAAGGAATTGTTTGAGGGAAGATATAAAATCGTTGAAGTAGCAGGGCTTATGTTAGAGTACGATATTTTCATGATTACCAAGCAATGGAATCAACTGAGTGAATCAGTACGCGAGACCTTAAACTTAATGCAAGAACTGGGACGAGATGGTTTCTGCTAG
- a CDS encoding sulfurtransferase TusA family protein, translated as MKEINCIGDFCPIPILKIKKMLESCEPGETFIAISDHDCVRESIEEFLSRMRFSYSIKELNDGIFQVLITKNC; from the coding sequence ATGAAAGAAATTAACTGCATTGGAGATTTCTGTCCAATTCCCATCCTGAAAATCAAAAAAATGCTAGAATCTTGTGAACCGGGAGAGACGTTTATCGCGATTTCCGATCACGATTGTGTGCGGGAATCCATCGAGGAATTTCTAAGCCGCATGAGGTTTTCATATTCTATCAAAGAACTAAATGATGGAATCTTCCAGGTCTTGATTACCAAAAATTGCTAG
- a CDS encoding aminotransferase class V-fold PLP-dependent enzyme, producing the protein MDFNKTFKNEAMKEALNRAFNSGHWQGRGPYTKKVETLLGERFDRQVWMMTSCTHALELAVRLCKLDRDDEVILPSYSYPSDANAVLLCGAKICYAPVEKDSYCLDLEALPGLISDKTKAVIVIHYAGVSYKIKELAKFCQDRGLILIEDAAQAFGSTVDGQALGSFGDYGTLSFHSTKNVGCGEGGALVVSDKHKDQFEDIECFLEKGTDRAAYTRGNREFYQWTGLGSSFVVSDLLMAILYEGLKTFDVDNELRCRAYQSYVDFFRQLKHPAILNYSGKKAVETKHNAHLFYLVFRTKEQAQVFIEGMKQRKIACYRHFYPLHASTYGKKFLLESESFTLEEHLGESLVRLPLYTRMTKQETSNVLSSVAEVMGRIHG; encoded by the coding sequence ATGGATTTTAACAAAACATTTAAAAATGAGGCCATGAAAGAAGCCTTGAATAGAGCTTTCAACTCTGGTCATTGGCAGGGTCGCGGTCCATACACAAAAAAAGTGGAAACCCTTCTAGGCGAACGATTTGACCGTCAAGTTTGGATGATGACATCTTGCACACATGCGCTGGAATTGGCTGTACGACTATGTAAGCTAGACCGTGATGATGAGGTTATCTTGCCGTCCTATTCCTACCCATCCGATGCCAATGCCGTACTACTTTGTGGTGCCAAAATCTGTTATGCCCCCGTAGAAAAAGACAGCTATTGTTTAGATCTAGAGGCATTGCCAGGACTAATTTCGGATAAAACCAAGGCAGTTATCGTAATCCACTATGCCGGCGTAAGCTATAAGATTAAAGAATTGGCAAAATTTTGCCAGGACAGAGGCCTTATACTGATTGAAGATGCCGCCCAGGCCTTTGGGTCAACAGTAGACGGGCAAGCATTGGGTAGTTTTGGCGACTATGGTACCCTTAGCTTTCATTCCACAAAAAATGTAGGCTGTGGAGAAGGCGGTGCCCTTGTGGTCTCAGATAAACACAAGGACCAGTTCGAAGATATTGAATGCTTTTTGGAAAAAGGTACAGACCGGGCAGCATATACCCGGGGAAACAGAGAATTTTACCAGTGGACTGGTCTAGGGTCGAGTTTTGTAGTTAGTGATTTGCTCATGGCCATCTTGTATGAAGGATTAAAAACATTTGATGTAGACAACGAATTAAGATGCAGAGCCTACCAAAGCTATGTAGACTTTTTCAGACAGTTGAAGCATCCGGCAATCTTAAACTATTCTGGTAAAAAAGCAGTGGAAACAAAGCATAATGCCCATCTATTTTATCTGGTATTTCGAACAAAAGAGCAAGCACAAGTCTTTATCGAGGGAATGAAACAAAGAAAGATAGCCTGCTATCGCCATTTTTATCCCTTGCATGCGTCGACCTATGGTAAGAAATTTCTTTTGGAGTCAGAAAGTTTTACCTTAGAAGAACATCTAGGGGAATCCTTGGTCCGTCTGCCCCTTTACACCCGAATGACGAAACAAGAAACGAGTAATGTCCTTTCTTCAGTGGCAGAAGTAATGGGTAGGATTCATGGTTAG
- a CDS encoding glycosyltransferase family 2 protein, whose protein sequence is MVSVVIPVLNGEKSVKKVVAGLIRMQQKEALDLEIILVDDASQDASEEIIFALANEHPVVRAFKNDTRKGQQDTLLKGLALAHGDVLVTMDDDCQHNPEDIPRLLNIVASGYDLVYGISGQKEAGFIRSIGSKMRDAMFRHLYPSIGENKVGSFRAFTRRLHLAARRHDGNFNYISCMHLELEPQVASITTTPGSSARDKSNYNLLSLVHLLLRIYWYYGLRRPSNTRRKGI, encoded by the coding sequence ATGGTTAGCGTCGTCATCCCTGTATTGAATGGGGAAAAATCCGTAAAAAAGGTCGTAGCCGGACTAATTCGGATGCAACAAAAAGAAGCCCTGGATTTGGAAATAATCTTGGTGGATGACGCAAGTCAGGATGCAAGTGAAGAAATAATTTTCGCGCTAGCAAACGAGCACCCTGTGGTACGGGCTTTCAAAAATGATACAAGAAAAGGACAACAAGATACCTTGTTAAAAGGCTTGGCACTTGCGCATGGAGACGTTTTGGTCACGATGGATGACGATTGCCAGCATAATCCTGAAGATATACCAAGGTTACTTAACATTGTGGCATCTGGCTATGATTTAGTATATGGCATATCTGGGCAAAAGGAAGCAGGATTCATCCGGTCGATAGGATCAAAAATGAGAGATGCTATGTTCCGCCATTTGTATCCCTCAATTGGGGAAAACAAGGTAGGGAGTTTCAGAGCCTTTACCAGAAGGCTCCACCTTGCAGCCAGGCGACATGATGGCAACTTCAATTATATATCTTGCATGCATCTAGAGCTAGAACCGCAAGTCGCTAGTATTACTACGACCCCGGGGTCTTCTGCACGAGATAAAAGCAATTATAATCTTCTTTCCTTGGTTCATTTATTGCTAAGAATATACTGGTACTATGGCCTAAGAAGGCCTTCTAACACGAGGAGAAAAGGTATATGA
- a CDS encoding ATP-grasp domain-containing protein codes for MRVMILGAGYNQLYAIEKIQSMGYQAVASDYNVDSPGKKIADLCQLASTFSYEETLAAAKEAKIDALYTSGSDQPVYIAAKVSETLGLYSNLDSQTAHLVTNKKAMKERFTEAGIPFLKSQLVDESIEEACLEISFPAVLKPQDSQGQRGLYLVHSYQEMKNKLRETLKNSRQKQAILESYYPSDEITISGWVRHKKVKIISVCDRLRFSDERRLGICVAHEYPSKHFDAYGDQIRAYTNRIVESFGIENGPIYFQMLIGRDGLFVNEIACRIGGAYEDMYIEKCLGLDIARLQILEVLNKASEKEYHRLQAVEFPAKKYLSVELFFARPGTVARVSSKQSMCALQGVVDASIFYQVEDTIVETKRASQRAGFAIICAPDRKSLKENIDQFYQTVRILDESGRNLMLKRGIPHER; via the coding sequence ATGAGAGTAATGATTTTAGGGGCAGGCTACAACCAGCTTTATGCCATAGAAAAGATCCAGAGTATGGGCTACCAAGCGGTGGCCAGTGACTATAATGTGGATTCTCCCGGCAAGAAAATCGCAGACCTATGCCAACTAGCCAGTACCTTTTCCTATGAAGAAACCTTGGCTGCGGCGAAAGAGGCTAAGATAGACGCGCTCTACACCAGCGGCTCAGATCAGCCAGTCTATATCGCAGCAAAAGTGTCAGAAACCTTAGGCCTTTATAGCAATCTGGATTCCCAAACCGCCCATTTGGTGACGAACAAAAAGGCGATGAAGGAACGCTTTACGGAGGCAGGAATTCCTTTTTTGAAAAGTCAGCTTGTGGATGAAAGCATAGAAGAGGCCTGCCTAGAAATTTCTTTTCCGGCCGTATTGAAACCCCAGGATTCACAAGGACAGCGTGGACTCTACCTGGTTCACTCCTACCAGGAAATGAAGAATAAACTTAGGGAAACCCTGAAGAATTCTAGACAAAAGCAGGCTATTTTGGAAAGCTATTATCCCAGTGATGAAATTACCATTAGCGGCTGGGTCAGGCATAAAAAAGTAAAAATTATCAGCGTCTGTGACCGCTTGCGTTTCTCAGATGAGCGAAGGCTGGGTATTTGCGTAGCGCATGAATATCCTTCTAAACATTTCGATGCCTATGGCGACCAGATTCGGGCCTATACAAACCGAATCGTCGAATCCTTTGGCATTGAGAATGGTCCCATCTATTTTCAAATGCTAATAGGCCGTGACGGCTTATTTGTCAATGAAATTGCCTGCCGCATAGGTGGCGCCTATGAGGATATGTATATAGAAAAATGTCTAGGCCTAGATATTGCTAGATTACAAATTTTGGAGGTTTTGAATAAGGCTAGTGAAAAAGAGTATCATAGGTTGCAAGCGGTGGAATTTCCAGCCAAGAAATATCTATCGGTGGAACTGTTTTTTGCTAGGCCAGGTACAGTAGCAAGGGTAAGTTCCAAACAATCGATGTGTGCCCTGCAAGGTGTAGTCGATGCCAGTATATTTTACCAGGTAGAGGATACGATCGTTGAAACAAAAAGAGCCTCACAAAGAGCAGGATTTGCCATAATATGTGCACCAGACCGGAAATCACTCAAGGAGAATATTGACCAATTCTACCAAACGGTACGCATCCTGGACGAATCCGGAAGAAATCTAATGTTAAAGCGAGGAATACCTCATGAACGATAG
- a CDS encoding ABC transporter substrate-binding protein, whose translation MNDRRLLIVLLVVGLLSCACNRSSEKDVLKIADQYGMAYAPLVIVKERAMLEEKGLSVKWVQLGNASAMREAMLSGNLDIGFMGIPPYLIGRDKKMDWDVFTGLTQARLGLVSNDESIKKIEDIESFHRIALPQPGSIQHILLSMAAEKMLGDATAFDNQLVSMNHPDGLQALRTKAGIHLQFTSPPYVSMALEEDGYQLVLDGEEAFGGPFTFIIGVASAESREQKAGQIALLQETLEQAISWMHDQPEEAVALLSTYYDLDPEEIRDYLFTEQLQFGTEVKGMETFQSFMQDAGYLDGKEE comes from the coding sequence ATGAACGATAGGCGCCTATTGATTGTTCTACTAGTTGTTGGATTGTTGAGCTGCGCTTGCAACAGGTCATCCGAAAAGGATGTTCTAAAAATTGCCGACCAATATGGAATGGCCTATGCACCGCTAGTCATAGTGAAAGAAAGAGCCATGCTTGAAGAAAAAGGCCTATCGGTAAAATGGGTACAATTGGGTAATGCTAGCGCTATGCGCGAAGCCATGCTGTCTGGCAACCTGGATATTGGCTTTATGGGGATCCCTCCCTATTTGATTGGCCGGGATAAGAAAATGGACTGGGACGTTTTTACGGGCCTTACACAGGCGAGGCTTGGTCTGGTGAGTAATGATGAATCAATCAAAAAGATTGAAGATATTGAATCCTTCCATAGAATTGCCCTTCCCCAACCAGGAAGCATACAACATATATTACTTTCCATGGCTGCAGAAAAAATGCTAGGAGATGCAACTGCCTTTGACAACCAGCTCGTAAGCATGAACCATCCAGATGGATTGCAGGCCCTCAGAACCAAGGCCGGTATCCACTTGCAGTTCACCTCTCCACCCTACGTGAGTATGGCCCTAGAAGAAGATGGATATCAACTTGTTTTGGATGGAGAGGAAGCCTTTGGTGGACCCTTTACGTTTATCATTGGGGTTGCTTCTGCTGAAAGTAGGGAGCAAAAGGCTGGGCAAATTGCACTATTACAAGAGACTTTGGAACAAGCCATTTCTTGGATGCATGACCAGCCTGAAGAGGCGGTAGCCCTTCTTTCAACTTACTATGACCTAGATCCAGAAGAGATTAGAGACTATTTGTTTACGGAACAGTTGCAGTTCGGCACAGAAGTGAAGGGGATGGAAACATTCCAATCTTTCATGCAGGATGCGGGCTATCTGGATGGAAAAGAGGAATGA